Proteins from one Limanda limanda chromosome 9, fLimLim1.1, whole genome shotgun sequence genomic window:
- the scp2b gene encoding sterol carrier protein 2b, translating to MPERQRLSSTMSRIEAINTSASDGLEGFKAHAVFQEINKKLEEEGEQFVKKIGGVFAFQVKDGPNGQEATWFVDVKNGKGCVHNDTAKKADCTITMSDTDLLALMTGKMNPQNAFFQGKLKIKGNMGLAMKLQSLQLQPGKAKL from the exons ATGCCTGAAAGACAGAGGTTAAG CTCCACCATGTCAAGGATTGAAGCCATTAACACCAGTGCCAGTGATGGGCTGGAGGGGTTCAAGGCCCATGCTGTGTTCCAGGAAATCAACAAGAAGCTTGAGGAG GAAGGGGAGCAGTTTGTGAAAAAGATTGGGGGAGTGTTTGCCTTTCAAGTGAAGGATGGCCCAAATGGTCAGGAGGCAACTTGGTTTGTGGATGTGAAGAATGGCAAAGGCTGTGTTCATAATGACACAG CTAAGAAAGCAGACTGTACCATTACCATGTCGGATACAGATTTGTTGGCTTTAATGACAGGGAAGATGAACCCACAGAAT GCGTTTTTCCAGGGCAAGCTGAAGATCAAGGGAAACATGGGACTTGCCATGAAGCTTCAAagcctgcagctgcagccaggCAAAGCCAAACTGTAG